From the genome of Solanum pennellii chromosome 6, SPENNV200:
TTGAATCAATAGTGAAGCATCCTGTTATCAGTCGAAAAAATAGATGAAGTATAAAGAGACAAACCTCAGCAGCACTAATTTTATCAGGGCGAGAAACATAATCTTCCAAGTCAACCTCGTCACCTAAGTTCATCTTAGCAGTACAGACCTGGCCAAAATCATCCAACTTTCAGATTTGAGGTTCATTGCGAAAAAAATGGAAATACCGGGACAATATAAGATAATGAGTGAGAGGATGAATTCAGAAGCCAATCTATCATAACTTCCTTCAATATTTTTCCAATCTTAATTTCTTTATGTTTGCTAATGGGAAATAGGGTTGAAGAAGGTCCTGAGCGCAAAATCTTCCAAAATTCTACCTGAAAAACAAGCCTCTTTTGACGCCTATCAGGCAAAGGAAATTCAATCTTCCGATCAAGCCTTCCAGGTCGCAGAAGTGCAGGGTCCAAAGTATCAGCTCTGTTAGTTGCCATGATAACTTTCACATTCACTGTCTGGTCAAATCCGTCCATCTGCAGAAGATATACCAAAAGGAAACCTCATAAACAATGCAAAAACTGAAAATTCTTATGGGATTACTTCAGGAATTTGTAGAAGCCTACCTGATTAAGCAACTCCATCAAGATACGCTGGACCTCCCTATCAGCTCCAGTTTGAGCATCAAACCTAGCAGTGGCAATTGCGTCTACctcatcaataaatataatgGCAGGAGCATTTTCTTTGGCAAGACGGAACACATCACGGACCATTCGCGGACCCTGAACAGTCAGATAATAAGTGGTGAAAGTTAAGTTTGAGCAATAGAAACAAATGCAGTCTTGTCATCATTTTTGGACAAACTTGACCAGTCCTAACTTAGAAATAAAAGATATCTCCAGACAAACAAATTTGGCTCAGAGAATTGCAATTTGAACTGAAGTTGCATCTTAGATAAAAGAGTTGTGGAGAACATGCAGCAACAAAATGTACATTCCAAGCTGCATGTTGACAGGATTGAAATGCTCTACTCGATTGGCCACAGAAAGATGGTCTGtcttaaaattctcaaaaagaaaaaaaggctTAATGGCTTCTCAGTTAACTACTAAGTATCGACAAGTAGTTCTCCTATATGGCTTTCTAATTTTATGGATGGATCGTACACATGATGTTTACCAGTCAACACAACGGAAATAGGAGATTCTGTGTTCTGTATCTTTACTGATCAATATCTTTTTTGTCGAGATATTTTCTGATCTATATTAGTAGGGTCTTCTTTGACAATGTCTATAAGATGCAAGAGGAGTTTAAAAGAGTATCCAGCTCGGTGCCAAATGTGTGAATAAAAGTTTGGAGTTCCTGCAGAAGAATGCAATGCTATACGCAGTATTCATGGTATTACTCAGGGTTATCCATCTTTTTGGTACTTTCAGTTGCCCCTTGCTACAAAGTCTTATTACGGTGACAAGTTGGAACTGTGGGAGTAGCCTAACATAGTGAGACGCAAACAGAGGCAATAAGCCAACGAGGAaattaaagaaattgaaaaggTTTTGAGATGTTGATCAATCTTTATCACGATTCACAAGAGGTCTCGGGTCAAACCCTCTGGAACTATAGTAGACTAAAATTCCAGCCTCTAAACAAGAGAATGCAGATAGCAGTTAGAGTGtgttatttttagttttcatgGTGCCTTCTAGCAATGTTTCCATTCCATTTACAACTGTCAAATTTCCAACAATTGGCTCCACATGTTCACCCAACAAAGATAAAGAATTTAGCGTTCAATTATACTTTCATGGCAATGCAAATTTAAACAAAGACATTTGATGTAGCGGGAGAGGATATATTTTCTAATGGTGCTTTTTAGCTTCTAAATcagtaattttcttttaataaggtaaaatgtaatctttaatcatttttttacaCAAATTAATAACCTAATCTTTGATGTCGATAAAAAAGAAAAGCTAATTCCAGCAAATAGAATTATATCATACAGTTTGGGGTAGAAGtaatattcattaattaataattaccTTATTATTGCACAAACAATAGCTACTtatgatgaaattaaaaaataaagaaactgAGATAATACACCAATTCCTTTTATCTTCCAAATTTCTTTCTATACAATAGAAAGGAAGAcctcaaaaaaagaaattgtatttCAAACAACGCAGTGCAAATAGTCTGAATCATCAACAATAGGTGATTAGTACGTAGTAACAACACATTGATGCATAACAAAAAATGCTCATTGTATTTCATTACTTCAATGCATACCTCACCCAAGTACTTCTGAACGAATTCTGAGCCAACCACCCTTATGAAGGCGGCAGTAGTGTGATGAGCAACAGCCTTTGCAAGCATAGTTTTCCCAGTACCTGGTGGACCATAAAGCAAGACACCACGGGGAGGGTCTATACCAATCTGCTTGTACAACTCATGATGAGTCAACGGTAACTCAACAGCCTCACGAATTTCCTGCTTTTGAATGTCACATCCTCCAATATCCTGGTGTGAGGAAAAAACAAGATTAAGATAAAGTAAGAATATAAAGGAAGGCACATTAACAGCCCTATATATATCAGACGTCCACTTGCTTGCCTGTAGCTGTAATGTGACGCATATACATGCTTATATAACGGGCATTTATATTAGGATAAGAACATAATGTCTTTTCCTCATTAGTGTTCTGACTTTTGATTATAGAATTAGATGCATTCTTTACTAATACCCAGTACCTCACTAATGTTTCacgattttgaagaaaaataatggagaGTAGTCTACGAGTTGTGCACTCCACACCCATGTTCCTTGTATGAATAGATAAGTGGATTCAGATCACCGAATTGTGATTCGTCAGTTAATTACAAAATCAGTTCAATCATTTGCAAACCTATTTCCTACTTCCCCACAATACAACAAGGGCTGCATACCAAAAGTAAACCACAATATCCATATTCATCCATGATACGACATTTATGGAGCACCGGATATCCAAAGACACCAATAACCACACTTTGTTATCCTGATTCTTCTGAGATCATGTCATGCTTCCTGTATCACCCTTTTTTCTAGCCACAATTTTAAGGCACCATATGCTTCCTTCTGCAACCAGTGAACAAGATTTTCCAATTTCCTTCTCACTTGATGTGGTTGATAGAAGTGCTGCACACATAACAACTACTCTAAGGACTAGAGTAAAGATACTAATTGCCACTTAGCTGCCTTTTAGAAGCCAATAATAGGATTTTGAATAAGGCCAGGGGAAAGTCATGGCTGCAGGTGTACTTATTTTTCACAGAGAGGCTGATATGAACAGaggttaaataaaaatatatagcgCAATGTGATTGTATGAGTATGCGACCAGTGAATTGATTGATTAGAGAGAAATAATCTCCCAATGAGttcatatgatttttaaaaaggaGCTTCTTCTCTTggtttcaaaattattattgaaaatattttcattctgTCACAAAATGTGTTTACACATCTAGGATAACCATATAAGAAGAAATGAGGCATTCTAACATTACATTGAGACTTGAAAGCAGCATTCACCTTCTAATTTAACTGGCTAAATAATTAGGATTATATACAAGCAATTTGCTTCCTAATCTACGTAAGTTCTTGGTGGTGACACCTTGACTAATTAATCTTCATTCTACTAAGGTTGTTCAAGCTCTTAGAGCCtatcataaaaatcaattcttgggattcattaattaataaagggAGTAACGGGAAACCCTGCATTCATCTAATGAAGTCTACACTAGCTGATAGCAAAATCAGAATCTAGAACTCATAATCACTATAAAGTAAAACCTAATGCAAGAGTGCCCCCCACAAGTCATTAGCTCACACTACAAACACTAATGAACCAATTAAGGAAACCAAATGGCAAAATTAACCAATAAACGCTAAGAAATAAGAAACATAGCAGAGAGAAATATTATAACCCTAATAAGCAGTAACATATAAACCCTAATCAGTGTATTCAACCAATAACTAACACAATTCAGAAACAATAGACTTACGTTGTAGGTAACATCAGGCTTCTCTGATTGGCTTAGCAGCGAAATACTCGAGTCAGCCTCAGGAGGCAAAACATCAACTAGAGCATTCGAGTGACGATGTAAAGCCACAGAAGCCGAAGGCTTAAGTAGCTCCCGATTAATCGTGCTGAGTATCCTCACGTAGTAATTAGATCCCGTAGTTGAACCAACTATGGCGTTATTCTGGTCAATCATCTCCATGAACTGGCCAATTACTAACGGCACCGATTGGATCCGTTTTACCTCTTCCTGTGCCCGTAAATGTTCACGGCGGAGATTCTTCAGTTCGTCCTTCACGTATTCCTCTTGGATCTCGATGAACTCCAGCTGCCGTTGTAGAGATTTCAGGCGAGCGTAAAGGTCGTCTTCGCCGTTTTCGGAAGGAACGTCGTGTGACGATAAGTCAGGTCGAGTTGCAGGTAGCTCCGGTGAGGGTTTTGGATCGAGAACCATGGCTGATGCCATTGTTggaagaggaaaaaaattacGGCAGTTGATACACACAAAGGAGAAGGTGAGAATGGCGTGCGAAAGAAGAAAGCTTGATAAACCCGACGAAAGCAGAGAACGAATCGGGTATAGAGCTACCAGTTTGTAATCGTTGGATGACTCGGGTCAAGTTTTTTGTAAAGGAGACTCATATCATGTTAAATGTATTTTGAGGTGTCATAATGGGCTGgcccaattcaattcaattcaaaCTTTAATGGTTTAGAAAGTTAAATTGGTTAGATAAGTtgattttttaatagaaaaattatgtgaaatgGCAAATTAcactaagtaattaattaataagggtatattttaatttatttattttcagtgattatagttttatttttttgtcataattAATGGGACTACTTTCTATTTGTATATCAGTAAAagacttatttattattttctatatataattttacacaaaatttattttatctttcctATTCCCATTACATATCTTTCTCCTAAAATCACTCCTCCActctattttgaatttcaaagaaGATTTCACGTTCTCCATTTCGTCTTGCTCTCAATTTTCGCAAGTAATTGCCAAAATCAACCcataaatctatttttttaaaaaaaaatccttcatcagcaattgtatatgtattatacatctttatttttcatatatatattttttctaaaatctttttttctaaTCAAATTGTAAGTTCTTCAAAATCAGAATGAAAGATTCATCTCCATCCGTAAGAATTACTTGCTTAAATATTGTGTATATAGTTGTTTGTAcatcaaattattatatataaaactgATTAAGGTATTTGTGttgttatattcatattttaagcTTTTTGTATATCAACTAGTTATATAGTATATAAGTAATTACTTTAAAAAGTTGATacaattatttgttttaaaacaaaatttttgtgttttacattattatatacaaaactGCTTGAGGAATTCGTGTATAGACAACTAATACAAGTACTATATTCATATttctatttatacatatacaagtatattcattttatttgcaTTCGTATATAACTttgtttatacatatacaattttttttatatttttatattcattttatttgcaTTCGTATAAACTTtcttttatacatatacaattttttgtatattcaactaattatatatttatataagtaattactttgaaaaatttgaTACAATTATTTGTgtaataaatttgttttaaatcacaattttttttatattttacgtTATTATATatacggaaaagggtctaaaataccctttaagtattgaaaatggtacaaaattacacttcatccacctattggctccaaaatacccttcccacccacctattgggtccaaaatacccttgtcatccatcttttggttcaaaattgactacttatttaacggttttatatttaaactatttaaatattttttaaaatacgtggcgctcaactatttgttataatttaacttattagtataatttataaatcagtCCATtaccattactaattaaattcctcttaataaacccgtcacgttattaatgcaagctactaccaattgagtgtttttaaaaattatagaagtaaattatcatacatttaagtggctaaataaaaatcactgataaacttaaaagtctgactatgtccatcttaattattcttacatctcaattatgtgatgttacttcataggtaactttttttcaaaataatatattaaaggttttaaaacaaatcataaatatttataaaattatacttaaaaaagtgcatgaattaattcggaatgtattacttctttacctttaatcataaatttctaattcaattttgaaagaaagtgtcctcctaaataaacggctcaacctaaatttaattggggcttcgattcggactcgaataattttgaatgtcattttcaggaatctacaatttcattgtgttttagtagtgtttgtgacgattttgatattataattgaattattaattgagtgaggtttagttagcAATGAgcgggtagtgggttggtttataaattaattaataaattaaaattataatcaatagttgaacgcaagtatttcaaaaaagtatttaaagagtttaattttaaaacaattaaaaaaaatggtcaattttgaacccaaaggttgatgacaagggtattttggagccaataggtggatgaaaagggcattttggagccaataggtggatggagggtaattttgtaccattttcaatacttcaagggtattttaggcccttctCCGTTATATATAAAACTGCTTGAGAAATTAGTGTATATACAAGtactatattcatatttttattttatacatatataattacttgtatatgtatgtaatAATTACTTTACAATTTGGTAgaaattaaacaatttatatacaatttCTTTACATTTGTATATAAACTTTATACACATTAAAGAGTTTAGTTTTTCGAAAACAAGTTTGTATAGTCTTTCTATCGCTATAGAAttctttttttgagaaaatattttattttaaatgtttagCTTAAATCATGGgattattttaatgtttgttACAACATTTAGGGCTACAGTTACTATTTActagaaaagtaaaatatagtacaaattttttttaaaaacattttatacaaattaaaagctAGATAACAAACTAAACTATACCTTATAgaatataattatgtaaaatatatccATATAATGtcatttcataaattaaatttgccatatatgaattttttccctttttaattaaAGAGCCAATAAAATAGCGGTCTAACCAAGTCCTAAGCGGGCCAAGGTTTGACTCTTcaacccaaaaataaataatattactgAGGAAAAGCTTAAAATAGTCGCTCATCTTTGGGTTAAGATTCAAAGTCATCCTTGAATTTTCACACAGAGCATTAATAGTCACACATGTTTGCAATATTGGTGCACTCTTGGTCCTTCCTAAAATTTTGCTTGTCGTTTAACAttaattttgtccaaaattttatatgagGAATGTCCAATcgttttttaatatatttaatagaatAACTTTATCAGAGAAAAATGATAAGAAAAACACTTTTTTCTGTTCACGTAAAATATTACTGCAACTAAATCAAGAACATTTTAACATATGAATTTgtaggaaaagaaaaatttgtACTATTGCACGTGAAATTATCGTGATGAACCTCTCGACTTTACCAATAATATGATTTCtactaaacaaaacaaattgtttttcttctcaCATTATTTGATATGGAGttattatttctactaaatatacAAAATGACAATTGAACATCCCATACATAGGTTATGGataaaatcaatgcaaaaaataggtaaaattttgGAGGAGGACAAAAAATGTAACAATATTGCAAACAAGAGGGACTACTAGTACTCTATGTGAAAACTCCAGGATCACTTTGAGCCTTAGCCCAAAAAAGATGGACTATTTTGATTCTCTCCTCAATATTACTCTCTTAGAAAGAGTATCGAATGTTGACGTCTATGAGCACGACATTAGTTCATACAAAAATTCATTTGTAAATTACACACTTCGGTGAATACTTgcaaaaatacatttatgaatCACACTTTGgtgaatacttacaaaaatacataatagcCAACGTAAGATTTAGCGGATAAATGTTGATCATTCCATCATTTCTCCCACAAAAAGCTAGCTGGTTTAAAAAATTTCCATCAACACAAGGCAGCCTAAATACTTAATAAATCTAGATTTCTAAATATTACATGACTCATTAATTAACGTTTTACAACTCCATTTCTACTTTCACCATCGATCACGTTTGAATC
Proteins encoded in this window:
- the LOC107023446 gene encoding 26S proteasome regulatory subunit 6B homolog; this encodes MASAMVLDPKPSPELPATRPDLSSHDVPSENGEDDLYARLKSLQRQLEFIEIQEEYVKDELKNLRREHLRAQEEVKRIQSVPLVIGQFMEMIDQNNAIVGSTTGSNYYVRILSTINRELLKPSASVALHRHSNALVDVLPPEADSSISLLSQSEKPDVTYNDIGGCDIQKQEIREAVELPLTHHELYKQIGIDPPRGVLLYGPPGTGKTMLAKAVAHHTTAAFIRVVGSEFVQKYLGEGPRMVRDVFRLAKENAPAIIFIDEVDAIATARFDAQTGADREVQRILMELLNQMDGFDQTVNVKVIMATNRADTLDPALLRPGRLDRKIEFPLPDRRQKRLVFQVCTAKMNLGDEVDLEDYVSRPDKISAAEIAAICQEAGMHAVRKNRYVILPKDFEKGYRTNVKKPDTDFEFYK